The DNA sequence GTTCACCTTGGCCGCGGCGGCCTTGATGTGCCCCAGAGCGGCGATGTTGGCGTGCTCCAGGCCCTGCCCGGAGATCGGGAAGTTCTCTACGGCACGCTGGGTCTGCGCGCGCCATTTGGCCTCGGCGGGAACCTTGACCTCACCCATCGAGTCGTGCTCGATGCGGAATTCGCTCATCGTTGAAAGACACCTCCAGGAAACCTGCACCCAAGAGTGCCAGACGCCCGGCCCCGGCCGGGCGGCAACCCCGCCGCCGCCTGCGCCTACGTGCCCGGCGCGGACGCGGTGCGCCACGGGGCGCAGCCCTCACTCCAGCGCCGTGCGCCGGCCGCGCCCCCGGCGCAGCCGGCCGCGGCGGCGGGCGGTGCGGATCCGCACCGAGCCGAGCAGGGAGAGCCCCGAGACCTCCAGTACCGGCGCGTCGCCGCCGCGCGGAGCCCGGACCGCCGAGCTGCGCCGCGCCAGCAGGGAGCGGCCGCGGATGTGCACCCGGACGCCTTCGGGGACGGTCACCTCGATCCGCCCGAAGACGCTGACCGCCGTCAGCTCTACGCGCTCGCGCATCAGCAGCGCATCGCTCAGATCGAGTTCCAGCGTGGCGCCGACGGCCAGCGCGGACTCGCGCGGGCGCACCACCCACCGTCCCGAGCGCCGCAGCGGGGAGAACAGGGCCGCCAACGGGGTCTCGTCCACCCGGATCGGCTGCTGATCGGGCGCCAGCAGATCGGTGAGGACCGGCGGCAGTTCGCCGAGGGTGCGCGCGCGGTAGACGCGGTCGGCGCGCTCCTCGAACTCGGCCGGGTCCAGCCGCCCGTCCTCCACCGCGGCGCGGAGCGCCGCGGCGACCCGCTCCCGGTCGGAGTCGGAGGCGCGGATGCGGGCGGGGGAGAGGCCGTTGCTCACCCTGCCGACGTTAGCCGCTGTAGAGGGCGCGCGAGCGGCCGGTGGAGCGGACGGCGACCGGCCCCCGCCCCGCTCATACCGAGGGCAAAGGCCGTCCACAGGCGGGAAAAGGAGTGGATAATCGTCTCTGCCCGCTTCTACGGTTATCCCATGTCACTATCGGGACATCGCTCTGGAGCCGGCCCGGCCGAACCGTTGGACCCCGACGATCCGGCCGAGCCCGCCGACCCTTCCGATCGCGCCCACCCGGCGCGCCATGCCGCGTCCGAACCGCGCACAGCCACCGGGCGCGAGCCGGAGCCGACGGACGCAGACGCCTTCGACGCCCCGCCCGCCATCACGCTGCGCGACGTCGTCAAGCGCTTCGGCACCTTCACCGCCGTCGACGGCCTGAACCTGGAGGTCCCCGCGGGGACCGTCTTCGGGCTGCTCGGGCCCAACGGCGCCGGCAAGTCCACCACGATGAAGATGCTCACCGCGCAGAGCCGAGCCGACTCCGGCGAGATCACCGTACTGGGCCACCCGGTGCCGCGCGCCTCCAAGCACGCCCGCGCCGAGATGGGCGTGGTGCCCCAGCACGACAACATCGACGAAGAGCTGACCGTGCGCGAGAACCTGGAGGTCTTCACCCACCTCTACCGGGTGCCGCGGGCCCGGCGCGCCGAAGCCGTCGACCGCGCCCTGCACCTGGCACACCTGGAGG is a window from the Streptomonospora litoralis genome containing:
- a CDS encoding DUF1707 SHOCT-like domain-containing protein, with product MSNGLSPARIRASDSDRERVAAALRAAVEDGRLDPAEFEERADRVYRARTLGELPPVLTDLLAPDQQPIRVDETPLAALFSPLRRSGRWVVRPRESALAVGATLELDLSDALLMRERVELTAVSVFGRIEVTVPEGVRVHIRGRSLLARRSSAVRAPRGGDAPVLEVSGLSLLGSVRIRTARRRGRLRRGRGRRTALE
- a CDS encoding ABC transporter ATP-binding protein, which gives rise to MSLSGHRSGAGPAEPLDPDDPAEPADPSDRAHPARHAASEPRTATGREPEPTDADAFDAPPAITLRDVVKRFGTFTAVDGLNLEVPAGTVFGLLGPNGAGKSTTMKMLTAQSRADSGEITVLGHPVPRASKHARAEMGVVPQHDNIDEELTVRENLEVFTHLYRVPRARRAEAVDRALHLAHLEDRADTRADKLSGGMRRRLLIVRGLVHSPRLVLLDEPTVGLDPQVRQELWGLITALRAEGVTVLMSTHYIEEAERLADVVALMAKGRVVARGVPADLIARHAGSTVEEYALEPGAAEETEERVAAAGLSTRRTGATLSVLRADELPATLRDSLGRGSARAGNLEDVFVTLTGERVD